Part of the Woronichinia naegeliana WA131 genome, CTTTGTATTTCAGAACAAACGTCCGATTCGTCTTCTAGTAATCAGTCTGCTCTAAAATTATCGCTAATTTTGCCGACCTATAACGAGAGTGGCAATATTACAGAAATTGTAGCGGTACTAACTCGGCTGCTTGACCCTGTATTGGGAGAGAATTATGAGTTGATTGTAGTCGATGATGATAGTCCTGATTATACGTGGAAAATTGCCCTAGCATTGCTGGAGTCTTACCCCCAATTGCGGGTTATGCGCCGTACTGAAGAAAAGGGTCTTTCTACGGCGGTGATTCGGGGTTGGCAAGCAGCCAGAGGTGAAATTTTAGGCGTAATTGATGCCGATCTTCAGCATCCGCCCGAAGTGTTATTGCAATTACTGCAAGAAATGGAACAGGGGGCTGATCTGGCTCTGGCTAGTCGTCATGTGGAAGGGGGAGGGGTCAGTGAATGGAGTATGATTCGCCGTATTCTCTCTAGGGGAGCGCAAATGCTCGGCTTACTGATTTTGCCGGAAGTGATTAGTCGTCTTTCCGATCCCATGAGTGGCTATTTTATGGTCAAACGCCAGGCGATCGCCGGTAAAACCTTAAGTCCGGTGGGTTACAAAATTTTAGTGGAAGTGGTTGCCAGGGGAAAAATCCGTTGGATTGGAGAAGTGGGTTATGTTTTTCGAGAACGGCAGAGTGGAGAGAGCAAAGTTACTAGTCAGCAGTACTGGGAATATTTACAGCATTTAATTCGATTACGCCTGTCCCTATCATCTCGCTTTGTTCAATTTTGTTTAGTCGGTTTAACGGGAGTTGTGGTTGATATGGGTTTTCTTTATTTACTCCATGATCCCAGTACCCTCGGTTTCCCCCTAACTCGTAG contains:
- a CDS encoding glycosyltransferase → MPTYNESGNITEIVAVLTRLLDPVLGENYELIVVDDDSPDYTWKIALALLESYPQLRVMRRTEEKGLSTAVIRGWQAARGEILGVIDADLQHPPEVLLQLLQEMEQGADLALASRHVEGGGVSEWSMIRRILSRGAQMLGLLILPEVISRLSDPMSGYFMVKRQAIAGKTLSPVGYKILVEVVARGKIRWIGEVGYVFRERQSGESKVTSQQYWEYLQHLIRLRLSLSSRFVQFCLVGLTGVVVDMGFLYLLHDPSTLGFPLTRSKIIAAELAILNNFLWNDLWTFRDVAQRQPGKRQRIKRFLKFNLICLVGLFLNVIFLNLLVNLFGLNHYLANFLAIALVTVWNFWFNLKLSWRVTDV